The segment CAGACCTTGACGCACTCGCCGGCCACCTCGTGCGCCACCCGGAAGGGCACGCCCTGCTTGACCAGCCACTCCGCGATGTCGGTCGCCAGGGAGAAGCCGGCCGGGGCCAGCTCCTCCATCCGCTCCCGGTTGACGGTGAGGGTGGCCATCATCCCGGTGAAGGCCGGCAGCAGCACCTCCAGGGTGTCGCAGGAGTCGAAGACGGGCTCCTTGTCCTCCTGGAGGTCCCGGTTGTAGGCCAGCGGCAGCGCCTTGAGCGTGGCCAGCAGGCCCGTCAGGTTGCCGATGAGGCGGCCCGACTTGCCGCGGGCCAGCTCCGCGATGTCCGGGTTCTTCTTCTGCGGCATGATCGAGGAGCCGGTGGAGAAGGCGTCGTGGAGGGTGACGAAGGAGAACTCCTTCGTGTTCCACAGGATGATCTCCTCGGCGATCCGGGAGAGGTTGATCCCGATCATCGCGGTGACGAACGCGAACTCGGCGACGAAGTCCCGCGAGGCCGTGCCGTCGATCGAGTTGCCCACCGAGCCGCGCTCGAAGCCCAGGTCCGCGGCGACCGCCTCCGGGTCCAGGCCGAGGGAGGAGCCGGCCAGCGCGCCCGAGCCGTACGGGGAGACCGCCGTGCGGGTGTCCCACTGGCGCAGCCGCTCGGCGTCCCGGGAGAGGGACTGCACGTGCGCGAGGACGTGGTGGGCGAAGAGGACGGGCTGCGCGTGCTGGAGGTGGGTCCGGCCGGGCATCGCCACGTCCGGGTGCGCCTCCGCCAGGCCGACGAGGGCGTCCTGGAGGTCGGCGATCAGGCCGCCGATGATCCGCGCGTGGTCGCGCAGGTACATCCGGAAGAGGGTGGCCACCTGGTCGTTGCGCGAACGCCCGGCCCGCAGCTTGCCGCCCAGGTCGGGGCCGAGCCGCTCCAGCAGGCCCCGCTCCAGGGCGGTGTGCACGTCCTCGTCGGCGACGGTGCCCACGAAGGAGCCGTCGGCCACGTCGGCCTCCAGCCGGTCGAGGCCCGCGATCATGCGGTCGAGTTCCTCGGCCGTGAGCAGGCCCGCCTTGGCGAGCACCCGGGCGTGGGCGCGGGAGCCGGCGATGTCGTAGGGCGCCAGTCGCCAGTCGAAGTGGACCGACGCGGACAGCTTCGCGAGGGCCTCCGAAGGGCCGTCGGCGAACCGGCCGCCCCAGAGCCGGACGTCACCGTTGTTGCTGCTCACAGCTACTGCTCCTCATGAGGTGGAAGTGGACGGCCTCCCCGCCGCGGAGGTTGCGGGGAGGCCGTCCGGGTACAGCGTCAAACGATTCAGGCGGGGTCGCGACGCGCGGCGGTCCACGGCAAGAACAAGCATAACTATGCATTGCTCTGCATGTTTCGTCAATCAAGTGGCCCGCCCCCGACGCTGACCAGCCCGTATATCGCGGGCGGGGCCCGGGGGGCGCCGCCTACGATCGGGGCGGAACCAGCCGGGGGAGGACATGGTGTGGAGCGCGGCCGAGAACGCGGCCAGGGGCCGGAGCGTGGCGCAGGGGCTGGTG is part of the Streptomyces katrae genome and harbors:
- the argH gene encoding argininosuccinate lyase: MSSNNGDVRLWGGRFADGPSEALAKLSASVHFDWRLAPYDIAGSRAHARVLAKAGLLTAEELDRMIAGLDRLEADVADGSFVGTVADEDVHTALERGLLERLGPDLGGKLRAGRSRNDQVATLFRMYLRDHARIIGGLIADLQDALVGLAEAHPDVAMPGRTHLQHAQPVLFAHHVLAHVQSLSRDAERLRQWDTRTAVSPYGSGALAGSSLGLDPEAVAADLGFERGSVGNSIDGTASRDFVAEFAFVTAMIGINLSRIAEEIILWNTKEFSFVTLHDAFSTGSSIMPQKKNPDIAELARGKSGRLIGNLTGLLATLKALPLAYNRDLQEDKEPVFDSCDTLEVLLPAFTGMMATLTVNRERMEELAPAGFSLATDIAEWLVKQGVPFRVAHEVAGECVKVCEAEGIELDELTDAQFAKISEHLTPEVRTVLNVPGALASRNGRGGTAPSAVAVQLTELKADLVIQHAWAVHKQ